In the genome of Luteitalea pratensis, the window CTGATGCAGAAGAAGGGCGAGGCCAGTCTCGCGCTCGACTTCCAGGTGTTGCAGGTGGCGCTGGCGCCCGACGAGATCGACGGCACGTTCAAGGAGATCGAACTCGAACAGCTCACCCAGCGCGCACCACATGCACGGGTCATGAGCAGCGCGCTGAATGAAGTCGGCGGCCACAAGGTCATCGTCATCCGCTACGGCGCGAGTGGGCTCACGGGCGACCTCGACGTCACGCAGTACAGCGTCGTCAGCGGCGCGTCGCTGTATCGGCTGACGTGCGCGGCGACGCGGGCGACGGCCGCCAGGCACGTGCGGGCGTGCGACACCGTGGCCCGCACCCTGGTCGTCGGCAAGCAGTGACGCCAGCGACCGTGATACCGGCAATGGCCCGCGGCCGCCTCGACGCTGGCGATCGTGGAGATCCGGCATGAGCTGCTGTTGGCGTTCACGAAGTTCCGAAGTCGGCGCCAAGTGTCTGCCGTTGCTACAACTGGTGCGTTGTGGTAAGGGCAGTGCGCTCTGCCGATGCATACGAACCACAGCGCGATGGAATGCACGATCTTCTCGCGGTTCCGTCGGCGATCGCCATCTGCATTCGTCGCCCTGATCGCAGTCGCCGCCTTCAGCGCTGCCCTCCCCAATGGATGGTTGGGAGACGACACGGCGCTGCTCGAAGAGCGTCTGGCCTCGGCGTCTTTCTCGACGTTCTCTTCCTACTTCAGTGAGGGCTACTGGGGTGATCTCCATTCAGGAGGCCTGTTCAGGCCACTGAGCCTTGTACTCCTTGGCCTTCAGCGGATCGCCTTCGGCCTCAGCCCCGAGTTCTATCGGTGCGTCACCCTGATTTTGCATGCCGCCTGCAGTGTCATGGTGGCCGCATGGCTTCGTCGGTCCGTTCCACAAGCTGCGGCGGTGTTCGGTGCGGTGCTGTTTGCGACGCATCCCGTTCATGCGGAAGCCGTCGCCACCGTCTACGGTCAGCAGGACGTGTGGGCGGCGCTGTTCTTCCTCGCTGCCCTTCTTGCCTCGCCGCCAGTGGCGGCTCGTTCCGCGCGGTTCAGGTCCATCGCGGCCGGGTTGTTCCTTCTGCTCAGTCTGTTGTGCAAGGAGCAGGGCGTCCTGCTACCGCTGCTCGTGTTCGTCGAGCGTCGCCTGTCCGAGGAACGCGGCGGTGAGAAACACGCCTTGACGGCGGGCCCGGCCTTCTGGTTCGCCGTCGCGCTCACGATCTACGCGCTGCTTCGAGTTCACGCGCTGGGCGCCGCGCTGGTGCCGGCAGGCGAGGCGTCGATCGCCTTTGGCTACCCCTGGTGGGCCCGTGTTCATCTGGTTGTCGCTACGGTCGGGACGTACGTTCGGCTGCTCATCATCCCGGTTGGCCAGACCACGTACTACGGACACCTGCGCTCGAGCATCCTCGGTCTGCCCGTTGTCGAGGCTCTGGTGCTTGCGGCTGCGCTCGTTGGCTTGCTCGAGTTGCGCAAGCGGCTCGATCGGCAGATTGTCGCCCTGGCGAGCGTGATCCTGCTCGTCACTTTACTGCCGGTCGCAAACGTTATCCCGATCGGCATGGTCGTCGGCGAACGCTGCCTGTATCTGCCGGTCCTGTCAATTTCGCTCCTGGCCGCAGCCGCGTGCGTTCGGTTCGCTCCAACTCGGACTGCCGCCCGCGCCGCCGTCTGCGCCCTTGCGCTCGCGGGGATCGCAGCGAGTGCTCGCGTAGTCCATCAGTGGCGCTCGCCGCTCGCCCACTGGGAGGCGACTGTCGCCAGTCACCCGACGTCGCCAATGGCGCAGGCGCGCTTGGCGCTGCTGCTCTTGCAGGACGGCTCGGGTGAGAACGAGGCAGGCACGCGCGAGGACAGGATCGACCGGGCCGAGACGGCGTCCCAGCGCGCCATTTTGCTAAATCACCGATCTCCAGAAGCCTGGGGCGCCGCGTGCATCGTCGCAGTGGTTCGAGGCGACTGTGAGCGAGCAAGGACAGCAGGAGCGCAGGCGGAAGCGCTGGGATTCCGCGATGTGGATCTTCAGCCGTTGCTCGAACGCTGTTGGTGAGTCCCACCCGGTGCGCCATTCCTTGTCGGGCCTCACCCTCCGCGTCATCGATACGGCCGTTTGCATCACGACCTGGCATTCCCGGATCCTATTCCTCCCATGACGCGTCTACGTGAACGCGCCAACCATCGGCGCGGAGTCTGGGGAGCCGAACTGCAGTTCAACAGGCCTCTTGCAGGAATGAAAGGAGGCGGACCATGTTGCGACCACTATCGTCCACCGTCGCGCGAGTTCTTTGCACGGCGGCGCTGTGCTTCGTAGCGGCCGAAGCACCTGCCGCCATGATCGCGATCCCACTGGGTGCATTTTCGACAGGGCAGCAAGTGGTGAGTTCGTTCGGGCCCCTTCCATTCACCGACAAGGGAGCCACTTTTGAGGTGTCGGGGGCACCCGCGTTCCCTGGTGCGGAGCTAACGTTGCAATTCCTGGGCTCGACCCCCACGTTGCACGTGACATTCAGTCAGCCGACCAATCGAGCCGGGTTCTCCCTGGGACCATATTGCTGTACGGGAACCGCGATGAGTCTTGCGGTGCAGGCCTTCGCCGACCCGGCCGGAGCCGTACCGGTAGGAACGATCCCGTTCAGTTTCGTGAACAGTGGGACCTTTCCCCTCTTCGCCGGCTTCCAGTCCGACGCGCCCTTCAGGCGGGCGTCCATAACCTTCACACCAGGCGGCCCGCAGGTGTCGTTCATGGCCATCGACGACTTTCGGTTCGAGGGCACAACGGCCGTACCGGAGCCAGTCTCGGTCTCGCTGATATTGCTTGGTCTTGCCGGGGCTGGAGTTCGCCTGTCGAGAACCGTCGGCGGGCGGAAAGCCACTCGCCGAACGCAGTGAGCCCGGCATGGGCCCCAGCACCCGGTAGTTCAGAATCACGTGCGGCTGCCGGAGCGGCAGCCGCACTGCCCTCGTCAGTCAGGCCGAGCCGCTCTGATGTGACCGGTGAACGCAACGCGTGGTGGCAGACGCGCTCCAGCCGCTAGAGTGGGGGCCGGCCGGCACGACGAGCCCCGCGTGCAGGTCATACCCCTTCCTCTGTGCATGACAGGAGCCCGGCGGGGGCGCCTCGACCGGCTCGCGCCGATGCCCCAGGCGACGCACCAGCGCCTGCCAGTGGCTGTCCGAGGGCCGGGGTAACATTCGCAGCCAGATGCCGCCAACGTTTCGCGTGCTCCCGCGCGGTTTCCTCGCGGCCTCGGTCGCAGCGTTCGCGCTGGTGTATCTGAGTGGAGCGGTCGTGTGGGCCGGGCTCGGAGAGCCGGCCCTACCGTTGCGTCACGAACCGGCCCTGCCAGCGCGGACCGCACCGGCCCAGCCACCGGCCCCATCGTCGCGGACGCCCGCCCGACCAGCAGCGCCCACGCCAGACTGGGGGCCGTGGGTCGAGGACGGCGCGCCGTTCTTTTCGTCGGTCCTCGACGCGCGTGCGGCTGGCGCCACACTCCCGTCCACGAATCTCTCGCCCCGGGCGCTGATCCTTCCGGCCGGTGATGGTCGCTGGGTCGCCTTCGACCCCGACCTGCTGCGCGTGGCCGCGGTGTGGTGGGGCAAGGGCGTGACGCCCACTGCGCTGGCGCCGGGCTCGTACCATCAGCCTGACCGCAAGACGCCGGGGGGCCAGAAGGGGCTCCCGCAGCCCGATGGACGGGTGGCGATCGCCAACGGCATCTACGCCGGATGGCAGGTCGGCGAACATCCCGTCCTCGAAGATCTGCGGACGCTGGCTCCCTCTCCAGAGGAGGTCGGACGGGGCCCGATTCCTGCCGATCAGGGCCGGTTCACGGCGGTGCGCCTGACGCGCGAGGGAGCCGTGCTCGAGTACGAGGTAGCCGGCACGCCCGTGCAGGAGTGGGTGAGCGGGTCACCCGGCCGCCCCGACGTCGTCGTCCGTCATTTCGAGATGGGGGCCGCTGCGCGCACGTCCTGGTTACTGCTCGGCGTCACCGCGACAGGCGCCGACGTGAACCTTGCCGCGGCAGGTCGCGAGCGCCCGGTGCTCGAGCGCCTCCCGAGCCCCGGCGGTGGAGCACCCGTCCAGTCCGTGCGCATCCCTCCATCATCCGGCCCACGCCGTTTTGCCGTCGCCATCTTCACTGGTGGCGCGGCACCGGCCATTGCCCTGGGATCGGCGCCGTCCGCGCTGCCGCAGTCGCGCTGGCGGCAGCCGATCACGACCTCCATCCACCGGTCAGCATCCACTGACGCATACGTCGTGGACGACGTGCCGTTGCCGGTGGAGAACCCGTGGAAGCGGGCGGTGCGGGTGAGTGACATCCAGTTCCTCGCCGACGGCACCGGTGCCTGCGTCACGCTCGACGGCGACGTCTGGATCGTCCGCGGTCTTGCATCGCCTGACGGTGTCGTGGCGTGGCGGCGGTTCGCGTCCGGGCTGCACGAACCGCTGACCCTGGCGATTCGAGACGAGCAGATTCACGTCTTCGATCGCAACGGCGTCTGGCGGTTGCGCGATACCGACGGCGACGGCGAGGCGGATCGGCACGAACTTTTCTCGAACGCCTTCGCGCAGACGGCGGACATGCGCGAGTTCCCGAGCACGATTCGGCTGGGACCCCGGGGCGAGTTCGTGATCGCGAAGGGTGGGCAGGAAGCGACAACGATCGGCAAGCACAACGGCAGCGTGCTCCGCCTGTCGGCCGACGGTCGATCGTCCACGGTCCTCGGCCATGGTCTGCGGCAGCCCGAGGTCTCGGTGCATCCGCAGACCGGCCTGGTGATCGCGAGCGACCAGCAGGGCCACTACATCCCGAGCACGCCGCTGCACATCGTGCGCGACCGCCAGTTCTATGGCTTCCTCAGCGACATCCTGCCGAAGGAGGTCTACCCGGAGCCAATCGCTGCCCCGGTCACGTGGATTCCGCACGACGTCAACGCCTCGGCGATGTCGCAGGTGTGGATGCTCGAATCGCGGATGGGTCCGCTCGACAACGGCCTCGTGCACATCGGCTACAACCGCCCGGAACTGTTCCGCGTCCTGCTCGACCTCGAGCGGCCGGTGCCGCAGGCGGCGGTCGTGAGCCTGACGTCGGCCTTCGACTACCCACCGCTGAATGGTGCTGTCAATCCGGCCGACGGGCAGTTGTACATCGCCGGGTTCCAGATCATCGGGTGGGGGACGACGGCCACGCGCCTGGCAGGGCTGGGCCGGGTGCGGTACACGGGTGCGCCGGTCACGGTGCCGCGCCAGGTGACTCCGATGCGTGAGGGCGTGCTGCTGCGTTTCGACATCGCCCTCGACTCGGTGGCCGCCGCCGACGTGGCCCGTTACGAGGCGGCGACCTGGGGCTACAAGCGGACCTTCCAGTACGGTTCGCCGAACTACAAGGCGGATGGGACCACGGGAACCGATCCCCTGGTGCCGAGTCGCGCGTATGTCTCGGCCGATGGCCGCGGCGTCTTCCTCGCGATACCCGACATGCGGCCTGTGATGCAGCTCAAGGTCGGATGGAAGGTGCGTGCCCGTGATGGCAAGGCCGTCGCGGGGGAGGCGTACACGACACCGTACGCACTCGAGCCGTTCAATCCACGTGCGGAAGGCTTTGGCGACCTCGTGATCGACTTGACCCGCCGCGACGCACCGCGGGCCCCCGTGGCTGCTGCCCCGGCGAGTGTGGACGAGGGCCGTCAGGTCTTCGTCAAGTACGGCTGCCTGGCCTGCCATGCCACGGAGCGTTCGTCGGCCACCAAGCTGGGCCCGCCCCTGGTGGGCGTCTTCGGCGCGCCCCGGCCAATCGTCGGCCGTGCGACCCCGGTGGTGGCCGATGAGACCTACCTGCGGCAATCGATCCGGGAACCCACGGCGGCTGTCGTCTCGGGTTTCGATCGTGGGGGCGTCGGCATGCCGAGCTTTGCCGGCGTGCTGAGCGATGAGCAGATCGAGTCCGTGATCCTGTTCCTGAAGAGCTTGAAATAACAACCTTGCAAATGTGGAGTCTCGCTCCATAATTGCAAGGTAATGATCCAGCGGTTTCTTCTCAGGGACCTCGAGATGGCGCTTGAGGACGCCCCGGCAGTCGTGATGCTGGGTCCCCGTCAGGTGGGAAAGACGACGCTGGCCCACCAGCTGACCGGCCAGCCTCCTCCGGTGTATCTCGATCTGGAGTCCGAGGGCGATCGCGCCAGGCTCCAGGAACCTGAACTGTACCTTGAGCCGCTCGAAGGCTCGCTGGTTGTGCTCGACGAGATCCAGCGCATGCCGGACCTGTTCCAGTCTCTTCGCGGGCTGATCGACCGGGGGCGGGGACGTGGCCGCAGGACGGGACGGTTCCTCCTCCTCGGCTCGGCTTCGCTCGATCTGCTCAGGCAATCGAGCGAGAGCCTCGCCGGCAGGATCACCCAACTCGAGTTGACGCCCATCACCGGGCTCGAGGCGGGAGTCGAACACCTCGATTCGCTCTGGGTCCGCGGCGGCTTCCCCGACAGCCTGCTCGCCCGTGATGAGAGGGCCAGTACACGCTGGCGGCAGAGCTTCATCCGAACGTATCTCGAGCGCGACATCCCCCAACTGGGCCCTCGGATTCCGGCCGAGACGTTGCGCCGCTTCTGGACGATGCTGGCACACCAGCAGGGCGCAGTTCTCAATGCGGCTCCCATCGCCCGGGCGCTCGGCGTGACCGGAAAGACGGTGGCCAGCTACCTCGATTTGATGGTCGACCTGCTTCTTCTCCGACGTCTGCAGCCGTGGCACCGCAACGTTGGCAAGCGGCTCGTGAAATCGCCGAAGGTCTATGTGCGCGACAGCGGCTTGGTGCACTCCCTCCTCGGTATCCCTGATCTCGATGGCCTTCTCGGCCATCCGATCGCAGGCATGACGTGGGAGGGGCTCGTGATCGAATCGCTCATCGCGTGCGTGCCGCGCGACTGGGAGCCTGCGTTCTATCGCACCAGCGCCGGAGCCGAGATCGATCTCGTCCTCGTTCCGCCGGGTGCGGCGCCCTGGGCAATCGAGGTCAAGCGGAGCGCCTCGCCACGACTGGAGCGCGGCTTCCACTCGGCCTGCGACGACATTGCTCCCGCGCAGCGCTTCGTCGTCTATCCAGGGCGCGAACGATTCCCCCTGCCTGGTGGCGCTGAGGCCATCGATCTCGTGACCCTGTGCGGCATCCTGCGCGCCCAGGCCGCCGGAGGACACTGATGCGTGCCACGCCCTTCCGATACCCGCCTGCGGACGACCTTCCACGTGCGGCCTTCGGCGTCTGGCGTTGGTCGCTCCTGCTCCTCTGCTGCGCGCTGGCCTCCACGATCGCGCACGCGCAGGCGCCGTCTGCGCCCGCGCGGCGTCCCAACATCCTCGTCATCCTCACCGATGACCAGCGTTGGGATGCGCTCGGCGTGGTCCAGCGCGAGATGGGGAAGGAGGCGCTGTTCCCGTGGCTGCAGACGCCGAACCTCGATCGCCTGGCGGCCGAGGGCGCGCGCTTCACCAACGCCTTCGTCACCACGTCACTCTGCTCGCCGAGTCGTGCGTCGCTCCTCAGCGGGCGATACGCCCGGCGCCACCAGGTGCTGAACAACTTCACCGAGTATCCCGACGACCTCCCGAGCTACCCGCTCCGCCTGAAAGCGGCAGGTTACGAGACGGCGTACGTCGGCAAGTGGCACATGGGCGAGGACAACGACGCCCAGCGTCCGGGCTTCGATCACTGGATGAGCCATCGCGGCCAGGGCAACTACTTCGACAACGAGTTCAACATCGACGGCACGCGACGCCGCATCGACGGCTACTACACGACCGTGGTCACCGACCACGCCGTCCAATGGATCGGGAAGCCACACGAGAAGCCGTGGCTGCTCGTTCTCGGGCAGAAGGCGCCGCATGGCGGGCCGATTCAGCCAGAGCCGCGCTTCGCCCACGCGTTCGACGGGTTTCCGGTGCGCACGCCGGTCAACTATCGCAGCTACCGCGCCAGCGAAGGCAAGCCGGCCTGGCTCGAGCAGAGCCTCGGCACGTGGCATGGCGCACAGGGCCCGCTCTACGACCTGAAGCGGCACGACACCTTCGTGCGGACCTATCTCGCGACGCTGCTGTCGGTGGACGAGAGTGTCGGCCGGATCGTCGACGCGTTGCGCGCGTCCGGTCAGCTCGACGACACCGCGATCGTGTTCACCAGCGACAACGGCTTCGTGCTCGGCGAGCACGGTCGCGTCGACAAGCGGACGATGTACGAGGAAAGCATCCGGGTGCCGTTGCTGGTGCGGTATCCGCGCCTGGTGAAGGCGGGAACGGTGGAGTCGCGGATGGTGATCAGCCACGATCTTGCGCCGACCCTGGTTGCGCTCGGTGGCGGCCAAGCCCTGGCCGACGTGACCGGGAAGTCGTTCCTGCCGCTGCTGCGCGGCCTGCGCACGGACTGGCGTACGGCGTTCCTCTACGAGTACAACTACGAGCCGCAGTTCCCGTACACACCAAACGTGCGTGGCGTGCGGACCGATCGCTGGAAGCTGATTCGGTACCCACAGGGCGACGGGTCCCCCGATCGATTCACGGCGGAACTGTACGACCTGGCGCACGATCGGCACGAGCTGCGCAACCTGATCGACGATCCGGCTCATGCCGCGACACGGCGTGAACTCGAGCGGCGCTTCGACGAGGTCTCGCGCGAAGCCGGCCCCGACCACATGCCCGTCTACGCCGGCATCGTCGACGTGCGGCCGGTCCACTGAGTCGGCCTTGGGCGCTGGGCCTTCGACGTTCTCACGTAGCCGTCGACCTTGATCGACGGATCTCTCCGAGCGATCTGTCACGCACGGTGTCCGTCGGGCAAGCCCGACGGCTACACTCACGAGGCCTTGTCGCCTTTCAAGCCCTGAGACCTGAGACCTGAGACCTGAGACCTGAGACCTGAGACCTGTCTTACCCGTTCACCACCGTCGTGACGAACTCCGCCTCCGGCACCGCGCCGAGGATGTCGGCGCTTTCGTTGATCACGGTCTTGGGGACGCCGGAGACGCGGAAGCGTCGGACGAGATCCGGGTACTCCACGGCGGAAATCGCGGCGGTGATGACGTGATCGCTCTCGATCGCAAGCTGCCATCCCAGGCGGACCGCCCGGGGACAGTGGGGTCAAGTCGGCGTCGAGAAGATCTGCAGGTTGCGTGCTTCGGTGAGTGTCGCTACGAGCGAACGCGACTCTTCACTCAGCCCGGAGTCACCAGACGACGCGAGGACGATGCCCTGGAGCAGCGAGACGAGCTCGTAGCCGTCCGGCGCGCCGTAGAAGCGGAGGCCGCGATCGCGATCGCCGATGATCGCGAGGCCCGGCGCGGCGATGATGCCGTACAACTCGACATCGGCCTTGTCGAGCACCATGTTCTTTTCCTCGAGCGTGACCAGCGGGTTCGCCCGAGTCAGGTCTTCGAGGATCCGTGTGGTCGTGGCGCATGTCTCGCAGCCGAACGCCTGCACGAACAGGACGAGCCGCACCGGGTTCGTCATGCACGCCAACCGCTCGGTCAACGCCTTCATCTCGTCGTCGCTGAAATAGCTCACGCCTCGATGGTACGCCGTCGGCACACCACGCGTCGGCGCAGTGGTGGCGGCCTTGGAAAGCCTGACGCGGTTCCTCGACCTTCGGTGCCCGTCGAGCGCGCGCGACGGCTGCACACCGGAATCCCGACTCCCGACTCCCGACTCCCGAGTTCGACGTGGGTGATGCACGTGGTGCGCTATCGTTCCAGATGCCGATGAGCACCTCACCGCTGCGCCATGGCCGGAGCGCCAGGAAAACGGCCATGCCCAATTCCGGGCCTTCGACATTCCGGCCTTCCGGCATTGCGGCATTTTCAGGGTTCCCGAAAGATACCGTCACGTTCCTGCGCGCGCTGGCCCGTCACAACGACGAGGCGTGGATGGAAGCCAACCGGGCTCGCTACCAGGCCGCGATCCTCACGCCAGCTCGCCAATGCGTCGTCGACGTGGGAGAGGCGTTGCATGCGGCAGGGTGCCGCGTGATGGCCGATCCGCGGGTGAACGGCTCGATCTTCCGTATTGCGCGGGACCGTCGATTCCGGCCGGATGCCCCGCCGTACAAGACCCACCTCGCGCTCGTCTGGTGGGCGACCGAAGGTGAGCGGTTGGCGCAGCCCTCGTTCTACCTCCAGATCACCGGCAAGTCCTTCGAGCTTGGCGTCGGTCTTCCCGAGGTGCCTCGTGATCGCCTGCCCGCCTTCCGCCGGTGGTTGACGCAGGGCGACCATGCCGAGCGCATGATGGCGGCCATGCAGCAGGGGACCGCCGCGGGGGTGGAGTGGACCATCCGCCAGCTCGCGCGTCCGCCGCTGGAATTCCGTGGACTCGAAGGCGCGCGGGCGCAGGCCGTTCGCTATACCGGCGGCTGGGGCGGCTGGACGCGCACGCCGCATCCGCCCGAGCTGTTCACGCCGGCGTTCACCGGGTGGCTCGTCGAGACGTACAGGCCGCTCATGCCGTACTGGCGCGTACTCGCCGAAGGGCTTTCCCTAACGCCTAACGCCTAACCCTACGCTCAACGCCCACACGCCCAACGCCTCGCACAGCGTGCGCCGGTTGGTCTGGGTGCTCAGGCAGCTCTGGCGTCGGGCCGATGGCCGAAGCCGACGGCCGTCGAGGACGCCGTAACCTGGGCCCTACGCGTCCCGGGCTGAGCCAGATCGCGGTGCACTTACGGTCAGGTTGACAGCTTGTGAAACTTTTCACATTATGGGCCGGGTCTGGCCGGCGGCTCGACCTGATGGGGGACGGTCGTCGGTGGCCGTCATTCCGGTCGCCCGTTCCTTACGGGGTGTTCACGAACTAGGACCAATTCAGTCGGATCTCGTCGCGAACTCGTTGCGCGCGCCCACTGTTTTTCTGTGACAGAATACGCGCCGCCTTACGCGTCCAGCGGTAGGTGTGTCGCTACCTGAATCATGAGCCAGATTTTCCCGCGCAGCGCCAACGCGATCGCCCGTTTCTCCCTGGTCGGGGTCCTGCTCTTCGGCGGGTTGGTGACCTCGATCATCGGGATGGCCTTCCGATCCGATTACGTGACCGGCGCCAACGCGAACATCGAGCAGCCGGTGCAGTTCAGCCATCTCCATCACGCCGGCGGCATGGGGATCGATTGCCGCTACTGTCACACCTCGGTCGAGCAGGCCGCCTCGGCGAACATCCCACCGACCAAGACGTGCATGAATTGCCACACCCAGATCTGGGCCCAGAGCCCCTATCTGGAGCCCGTGCGTGCGAGTTTCAAGACCGGTGAGTCGCTGGTCTGGACGCGTGTCCACGACCTGCCCGACTTCGTGTATTTCAACCACTCGATCCACGTGAAGAAGGGCATGGGCTGCGAAACCTGCCATGGCCGCATCGACCAGATGCCGGGCATCCAGCAGAAGAGCTCGCTGCAGATGGAGTGGTGCCTGAACTGTCACCGCAATCCCGAGCAGTACGTCCGTCCGCATGAAGCCGTCTTCACGATGGGGTACGTGCCCGAGGGGAATCAGCTCGAAATCGGCCGCAAGCTGGTGCAGGAATACAAGATTCAGAGTTTGACGACCTGTTCGACGTGTCACCGGTGAGGACGTCCGGTGTGACAGGCGCGGCGGCCAGGACGGTCGTCTCGCGTGGTCGTCTGCCCGCTGTCGGCCCGGGGCCGTCAGCTTCCGTTGCGAACCATGAGTGATATCGATCTGTCGGCCATTCGCGCCCGGCTCGCCTCGGCTTCGGGGCCCACGTTCTGGCGCAGCCTGGACGAGGTTGCCGAGACGCCGGAGTTCCAGCAGTACCTGCAGCGCGAGTTCCCCGAGAACGCGGCGGAGTGGAGCGATCCGGCCGGGCGGCGACAGTTCCTCAAGTTGATGGGCGCATCGTTGGCGCTCGCCGGCGTGACCGGCTGCACGCGGCAGCCCACCGAACACATCGTCCCCTACGTCGTCGCGCCCGAGGGCTACGTCCCGGGCAAGACGCAGTTGTTCGCGACGGCGATGCCGCGTGATGGCTACGCCGAGCCCATGCTGGCCGTGAGTCATCACGGCCGGCCGATCAAGATCGAGCCGAACCCGGAACACCCGGCCGGCGGCGGCACCAGCCGCTATGCGCAGGCGTCGATTCTCGGCCTCTACGATCCGGATCGCTCCCAGGCCCTCACGTACATCGGCGAG includes:
- a CDS encoding cytochrome c3 family protein, with amino-acid sequence MSQIFPRSANAIARFSLVGVLLFGGLVTSIIGMAFRSDYVTGANANIEQPVQFSHLHHAGGMGIDCRYCHTSVEQAASANIPPTKTCMNCHTQIWAQSPYLEPVRASFKTGESLVWTRVHDLPDFVYFNHSIHVKKGMGCETCHGRIDQMPGIQQKSSLQMEWCLNCHRNPEQYVRPHEAVFTMGYVPEGNQLEIGRKLVQEYKIQSLTTCSTCHR
- a CDS encoding DUF6797 domain-containing protein, with protein sequence MPPTFRVLPRGFLAASVAAFALVYLSGAVVWAGLGEPALPLRHEPALPARTAPAQPPAPSSRTPARPAAPTPDWGPWVEDGAPFFSSVLDARAAGATLPSTNLSPRALILPAGDGRWVAFDPDLLRVAAVWWGKGVTPTALAPGSYHQPDRKTPGGQKGLPQPDGRVAIANGIYAGWQVGEHPVLEDLRTLAPSPEEVGRGPIPADQGRFTAVRLTREGAVLEYEVAGTPVQEWVSGSPGRPDVVVRHFEMGAAARTSWLLLGVTATGADVNLAAAGRERPVLERLPSPGGGAPVQSVRIPPSSGPRRFAVAIFTGGAAPAIALGSAPSALPQSRWRQPITTSIHRSASTDAYVVDDVPLPVENPWKRAVRVSDIQFLADGTGACVTLDGDVWIVRGLASPDGVVAWRRFASGLHEPLTLAIRDEQIHVFDRNGVWRLRDTDGDGEADRHELFSNAFAQTADMREFPSTIRLGPRGEFVIAKGGQEATTIGKHNGSVLRLSADGRSSTVLGHGLRQPEVSVHPQTGLVIASDQQGHYIPSTPLHIVRDRQFYGFLSDILPKEVYPEPIAAPVTWIPHDVNASAMSQVWMLESRMGPLDNGLVHIGYNRPELFRVLLDLERPVPQAAVVSLTSAFDYPPLNGAVNPADGQLYIAGFQIIGWGTTATRLAGLGRVRYTGAPVTVPRQVTPMREGVLLRFDIALDSVAAADVARYEAATWGYKRTFQYGSPNYKADGTTGTDPLVPSRAYVSADGRGVFLAIPDMRPVMQLKVGWKVRARDGKAVAGEAYTTPYALEPFNPRAEGFGDLVIDLTRRDAPRAPVAAAPASVDEGRQVFVKYGCLACHATERSSATKLGPPLVGVFGAPRPIVGRATPVVADETYLRQSIREPTAAVVSGFDRGGVGMPSFAGVLSDEQIESVILFLKSLK
- a CDS encoding DUF2461 family protein — its product is MPNSGPSTFRPSGIAAFSGFPKDTVTFLRALARHNDEAWMEANRARYQAAILTPARQCVVDVGEALHAAGCRVMADPRVNGSIFRIARDRRFRPDAPPYKTHLALVWWATEGERLAQPSFYLQITGKSFELGVGLPEVPRDRLPAFRRWLTQGDHAERMMAAMQQGTAAGVEWTIRQLARPPLEFRGLEGARAQAVRYTGGWGGWTRTPHPPELFTPAFTGWLVETYRPLMPYWRVLAEGLSLTPNA
- a CDS encoding ATP-binding protein, which produces MIQRFLLRDLEMALEDAPAVVMLGPRQVGKTTLAHQLTGQPPPVYLDLESEGDRARLQEPELYLEPLEGSLVVLDEIQRMPDLFQSLRGLIDRGRGRGRRTGRFLLLGSASLDLLRQSSESLAGRITQLELTPITGLEAGVEHLDSLWVRGGFPDSLLARDERASTRWRQSFIRTYLERDIPQLGPRIPAETLRRFWTMLAHQQGAVLNAAPIARALGVTGKTVASYLDLMVDLLLLRRLQPWHRNVGKRLVKSPKVYVRDSGLVHSLLGIPDLDGLLGHPIAGMTWEGLVIESLIACVPRDWEPAFYRTSAGAEIDLVLVPPGAAPWAIEVKRSASPRLERGFHSACDDIAPAQRFVVYPGRERFPLPGGAEAIDLVTLCGILRAQAAGGH
- a CDS encoding sulfatase, which codes for MRATPFRYPPADDLPRAAFGVWRWSLLLLCCALASTIAHAQAPSAPARRPNILVILTDDQRWDALGVVQREMGKEALFPWLQTPNLDRLAAEGARFTNAFVTTSLCSPSRASLLSGRYARRHQVLNNFTEYPDDLPSYPLRLKAAGYETAYVGKWHMGEDNDAQRPGFDHWMSHRGQGNYFDNEFNIDGTRRRIDGYYTTVVTDHAVQWIGKPHEKPWLLVLGQKAPHGGPIQPEPRFAHAFDGFPVRTPVNYRSYRASEGKPAWLEQSLGTWHGAQGPLYDLKRHDTFVRTYLATLLSVDESVGRIVDALRASGQLDDTAIVFTSDNGFVLGEHGRVDKRTMYEESIRVPLLVRYPRLVKAGTVESRMVISHDLAPTLVALGGGQALADVTGKSFLPLLRGLRTDWRTAFLYEYNYEPQFPYTPNVRGVRTDRWKLIRYPQGDGSPDRFTAELYDLAHDRHELRNLIDDPAHAATRRELERRFDEVSREAGPDHMPVYAGIVDVRPVH